Below is a window of Quercus robur chromosome 6, dhQueRobu3.1, whole genome shotgun sequence DNA.
aatggattttttttttcatgttgtttAAGAGATGGGCATTGGATATGCAGATATTCGTGGGATgagaaatattaatttttgggtttaatttttggttaatCTTCAAGATTTCTGGGTTTAgtttttgggtatgttcttctACTTTTCTTCAGACTCACTAAACCCAGAACATGATTGTGGGTTTAGTTTGGGTACAATTAGTTTGAAcatgaaaaacagaaaaatctgggtttagtttttggttaATCTTCATGTTCTGGGTTTAGTGAGCcaactcaagtttcaaaatttgggtatgttcttcatgttgttcatgtttaaAATTTGAGTGAGAGTGTTTTGATCTGGATGGGAGTGAGTTTTTACATATTTCTGTTCTAGAGTAACGGTGAGGGAGAGGTGGGTACACGACACATAAATGGTGACAATCACAGGTGgacaaagtgtcaaaatttgaaCCACGAGTAGGCACAtagaattagaggcaaaccacaggtgggtaaagtatAATTATCCCAAATAAAAACTAGGATgttaggtgtattgtaaagtgagatagtataatagataaaatagctttttagatggtaaaataaaatattttttgtaattccAGATGCTAATGCCTATAGAAAcaacaatacaaaataaaatactgCATCGATCTCAAATTATTGATCttcaaaatacaatattttgtAGTACTCCTTTTACGATAGAATTTAAATTggtaagaaaaataataaaaaccttTACATTTTTAACTAATAGACATCCTCTTAAATGATgttcatttaaaaatttgtacAAATAGTAAATTGACCTACAAATACTGGTCCAaccaatatttaaatttcacttaccaaaaattttaaaagacaacaaaaataaccaaaaaagggagggaaaaaaaaaaaaaaaaaagttaaacaatAGAGCAAAGATAAGGTCACACAAGGTTCAATGATTCAACCCATCCCACATCATATGAGGTTAAAAAGTGAGTTGGCTCCACCATATGccatttcataaaaaaaataagtatttgTTCAAAGGGTCTTGGGGAAGAGGAACACCACAATACCAAACAGGGAGATTTTGGTTTGCGcttgtgagagagaaagagtatCTGTATCTCTCTCTGTGCAGCATTTTTAGCGTCTGTGGGTCTCTCTCTGTGAACACTTAACGTAAACTCTCTCAAAATGGCCACTCctcctctcttctcttcctcaTCGTTATACTATTCATCTCTGCTAAAATACGCTCCCTGTGCCCATTCCCTTAACCTCCACCCCCAACTAGTTTCTTTAGCCATTTAAACAAACTAACtaatttgatatttgatatttgatatttgatatttcttcCATAACTACCAACCATGGCCGTTACTGCTCTTTTTTTCTGTGTAGTGGTTCTCTGCGCACCCTTCTTATCGTGCGCCGGGACAGTAACGGAAATTGAAGCCTTAACATCTTTCAAACTCAATCTCCACGATCCACTTGGAGCGTTGAACGGCTGGGATTCGTCGACGCCATTAGCTCCCTGTGATTGGCGTGGAGTCGCGTGCTCTAGCAACCGAGTCACCGAGCTCCGCCTGCCTCGCCTCCAACTCGGTGGCCGACTCAGTGACCGTCTCGCTGACCTAACCATGTTGCGGAAGCTGAGTCTTCGCTCAAATGCTTTCAACGGAACCATTCCTCGCTCTCTCTCCAAATGCACGCTCCTACGCTCCGTGTTCTTGCAGTACAACTCCCTCACCGGAATTCTCCCGCCGGAGATCGGGAACCTCACCGGTTTGAAAATCCTCAACCTCGCGCAGAACCATCTCTCCGGCGACATCTCCGGCGAACTTCCTAGCGGCCTCAGCTACCTTGATCTTTCATCGAACGCCTTCTCCGGCGTGATTCCGAGGAGTGTCGCGAACTTGACTCAGCTTCAGCTCATCAACCTCTCGTACAACCAGTTCTCCGGTGAGATTCCGGCGAGCTTTGGAGAGCTTCAACAGCTTCAGTATCTATGGCTTGACTACAATCTATTACAAGGAACTCTTCCTTCGGCGATCGCGAATTGCTCGTCGCTCGTACACTTAAGCGTCGAAGGCAATTCGCTCGGAGGAGTGGTTCCGGCGGCGCTCGGAGCTCTGCCGAAACttcaggttctctctctctctcaaaacaatCTCTCCGGTTCGGTTCCCGCTTCGATGTTTTGCAATGTCTCGCTCTATACGTCGTCGCTTCGTTATGTTCAGTTAGGGTTTAATGCGTTCACGGACATTGTTAAGCCAGAGACAGTGACGTGTTTCAGTGTTCTTCAGGTTTTAGATCTTCAGCACAATCAAATCCACGCCGCGTTTCCTTCGTGGTTAACGAGTATCTCCACGTTAACAAAGGTGGATCTTTCGAATAATTTCTTCACTGGTGTAGTTCCTGCTGAGATTGGAGACGTCACGAAGTTGGAGAGCCTCAACATTGCGAATAACTCGTTTAGCGGTGCAATTCCAATAGAAATCAAGAAATGTAGCTTGTTACAGTTTCTAGATTTTGAAGGAAACCGCTTTACAGGTAACATTCCTGAATTTTTCGGAGAATTGAGAGGTTTGAAGGTGTTATCTCTTGGAGGAAATGCATTTACCGGTTCAGTTCCGGAGAGTTTTGGCAACCTTTCGGTGCTTGAGACTTTGAATCTGAGAGCTAACAGATTAAATGGAATTGTGCCTGTAGAGCTAATGAGATTGAGCAATTTGAGTACACTGGACCTCAGTGGGAACAATTTTTCTGGTGTGATTCCTACAAGTGTTGGGACTTTGAGTCGGCTAATGGTTCTAAATCTGAGCGGTAATGGTTTTTCGGGGAAGATTCCAACGAGTTTGGGCAATCTTTTCAGGCTCAGGAGTCTTGATTTGAGCAAACAGAGTCTCTCTGGTGAATTGCCATTTGAGCTTTCAGGTTTGCCGAATCTGCAGGTTATTGCTGTGCAGGAAAATTTGTTGTCTGGGGATGTTCCCGAAGGGTTTAGTAGTTTGATGAGTTTGCGATATTTGAATCTCAGTAGCAATGCGTTTTCTGGTCACATTCCGGCAAATTATGGTTTTCTTCAGTCATTGGTGGTTCTGTCATTGTCTGATAATCATGTTTCGGGCTCAATTCCACCGGAGCTGGGAAATTGTTCTGACATTGAAGTTATTGAGCTCCGGTCTAATTCTTTGACGGGTCACATTCCAGCTCATCTCTCTGGTCTCTCGCGTTTGAGAGTGCTTGATTTGGGTATGAACAATTTAACAGGTGAAATCCCAGCAGGAATTTCTGAATGCTCCTCGTTAACTGCTTTGTTACTAGACTTCAATCATCTTTCAGGTGGCATACCCGTCTCATTGTCCAAGCTATCAAATTTGACGATGCTGGACCTTTCTTCTAACAACTTAAGTGGAACAATTCCAGCTAATCTTACAATGCTTTCTGGCTTGATGAACTTAAATGTTTCGAATAATAATCTCCAAGGTGAGATCCCCCTAATGCTGGGTTCTCGATTCAATAATCCATCAGCATTTGCGGGTAATCAAGGCTTATGTGGGAAGCCATTGGATCGAAATTGTGTGGCTATAATGGATAGGGGTAGGAAGAAGAGGCTGATTTTGTTAATTGTCGTAGCTGCTGGTGGAGCTCTCTTACTGTCGTTGTGTTGTTGCTTCTACAT
It encodes the following:
- the LOC126733171 gene encoding probable LRR receptor-like serine/threonine-protein kinase At4g36180 isoform X1, with the protein product MAVTALFFCVVVLCAPFLSCAGTVTEIEALTSFKLNLHDPLGALNGWDSSTPLAPCDWRGVACSSNRVTELRLPRLQLGGRLSDRLADLTMLRKLSLRSNAFNGTIPRSLSKCTLLRSVFLQYNSLTGILPPEIGNLTGLKILNLAQNHLSGDISGELPSGLSYLDLSSNAFSGVIPRSVANLTQLQLINLSYNQFSGEIPASFGELQQLQYLWLDYNLLQGTLPSAIANCSSLVHLSVEGNSLGGVVPAALGALPKLQVLSLSQNNLSGSVPASMFCNVSLYTSSLRYVQLGFNAFTDIVKPETVTCFSVLQVLDLQHNQIHAAFPSWLTSISTLTKVDLSNNFFTGVVPAEIGDVTKLESLNIANNSFSGAIPIEIKKCSLLQFLDFEGNRFTGNIPEFFGELRGLKVLSLGGNAFTGSVPESFGNLSVLETLNLRANRLNGIVPVELMRLSNLSTLDLSGNNFSGVIPTSVGTLSRLMVLNLSGNGFSGKIPTSLGNLFRLRSLDLSKQSLSGELPFELSGLPNLQVIAVQENLLSGDVPEGFSSLMSLRYLNLSSNAFSGHIPANYGFLQSLVVLSLSDNHVSGSIPPELGNCSDIEVIELRSNSLTGHIPAHLSGLSRLRVLDLGMNNLTGEIPAGISECSSLTALLLDFNHLSGGIPVSLSKLSNLTMLDLSSNNLSGTIPANLTMLSGLMNLNVSNNNLQGEIPLMLGSRFNNPSAFAGNQGLCGKPLDRNCVAIMDRGRKKRLILLIVVAAGGALLLSLCCCFYIFSLLRWRKKLKEKASGEKKRSPGRASSGASGGRGSTDNGGPKLVMFNNKITLAETIEATRQFDEENVLSRTRYGLVFKASYSDGMVLSIRRLPDGSLDENMFRKEAESLGKVRHRNLTVLRGYYAGSPDLRLLVYDYMPNGNLASLLQEASHQDGHVLNWPMRHLIALGIARGLAFLHTSSMVHGDVKPQNVLFDADFEAHLSDFGLDRLTIATPAEASTSTSVGTLGYVSPEAVLTGEATKESDVYSFGIVLLELLTGKRPVMFTQDEDIVKWVKKQLQKGQITELLEPGLLELDPESSEWEEFLLGVKVGLLCTAPDPLDRPTMSDIVFMLEGCRVGPDIPSSADPTSQPSPA
- the LOC126733171 gene encoding probable LRR receptor-like serine/threonine-protein kinase At4g36180 isoform X2 — protein: MAVTALFFCVVVLCAPFLSCAGTVTEIEALTSFKLNLHDPLGALNGWDSSTPLAPCDWRGVACSSNRVTELRLPRLQLGGRLSDRLADLTMLRKLSLRSNAFNGTIPRSLSKCTLLRSVFLQYNSLTGILPPEIGNLTGLKILNLAQNHLSGDISGELPSGLSYLDLSSNAFSGVIPRSVANLTQLQLINLSYNQFSGEIPASFGELQQLQYLWLDYNLLQGTLPSAIANCSSLVHLSVEGNSLGGVVPAALGALPKLQVLDLQHNQIHAAFPSWLTSISTLTKVDLSNNFFTGVVPAEIGDVTKLESLNIANNSFSGAIPIEIKKCSLLQFLDFEGNRFTGNIPEFFGELRGLKVLSLGGNAFTGSVPESFGNLSVLETLNLRANRLNGIVPVELMRLSNLSTLDLSGNNFSGVIPTSVGTLSRLMVLNLSGNGFSGKIPTSLGNLFRLRSLDLSKQSLSGELPFELSGLPNLQVIAVQENLLSGDVPEGFSSLMSLRYLNLSSNAFSGHIPANYGFLQSLVVLSLSDNHVSGSIPPELGNCSDIEVIELRSNSLTGHIPAHLSGLSRLRVLDLGMNNLTGEIPAGISECSSLTALLLDFNHLSGGIPVSLSKLSNLTMLDLSSNNLSGTIPANLTMLSGLMNLNVSNNNLQGEIPLMLGSRFNNPSAFAGNQGLCGKPLDRNCVAIMDRGRKKRLILLIVVAAGGALLLSLCCCFYIFSLLRWRKKLKEKASGEKKRSPGRASSGASGGRGSTDNGGPKLVMFNNKITLAETIEATRQFDEENVLSRTRYGLVFKASYSDGMVLSIRRLPDGSLDENMFRKEAESLGKVRHRNLTVLRGYYAGSPDLRLLVYDYMPNGNLASLLQEASHQDGHVLNWPMRHLIALGIARGLAFLHTSSMVHGDVKPQNVLFDADFEAHLSDFGLDRLTIATPAEASTSTSVGTLGYVSPEAVLTGEATKESDVYSFGIVLLELLTGKRPVMFTQDEDIVKWVKKQLQKGQITELLEPGLLELDPESSEWEEFLLGVKVGLLCTAPDPLDRPTMSDIVFMLEGCRVGPDIPSSADPTSQPSPA